A single genomic interval of Lathyrus oleraceus cultivar Zhongwan6 chromosome 7, CAAS_Psat_ZW6_1.0, whole genome shotgun sequence harbors:
- the LOC127106775 gene encoding uncharacterized protein LOC127106775 isoform X2, with protein MSERFYTLQFDGACSGNPGPAGAAAVLFDEDGSLLYHFRQGLGYTTNNVAEYRALILGLQQALLKGCKNINVQGDAQLVINQFRGSCRINNPHLRSLRDEALELSRNFRTFRISYMSRVYNTLADSQANLAINLQEGQVEEDRLY; from the exons ATGAGTGAG CGTTTTTATACCCTTCAGTTCGATGGTGCATGCAGTGGAAATCCTGGACCAGCTGGTGCAGCAGCTGTACTGTTTGATGAAGATGGGAGTTTG CTGTATCATTTTCGCCAAGGGCTGGGATATACAACAAACAATGTTGCTGAGTATCGTGCATTAATCTTAGGACTGCAACAAGCATTACTGAAAGGATGTAAGAACATCAATGTCCAAGGAGACGCCCAGCTTGTTATCAATCAg TTTCGAGGTTCCTGTAGAATTAACAACCCGCATCTAAGGAGCTTGCGTGATGAAGCTTTGGAGCTGAGCAGGAACTTTCGCACATTTCGCATCAGTTACATGTCTAGG GTCTATAACACTCTAGCTGATTCCCAAGCAAACCTGGCCATTAATCTCCAAG AGGGTCAAGTTGAAGAAGATCGTCTCTATTAA
- the LOC127106775 gene encoding uncharacterized protein LOC127106775 isoform X1: MSELQRFYTLQFDGACSGNPGPAGAAAVLFDEDGSLLYHFRQGLGYTTNNVAEYRALILGLQQALLKGCKNINVQGDAQLVINQFRGSCRINNPHLRSLRDEALELSRNFRTFRISYMSRVYNTLADSQANLAINLQEGQVEEDRLY, from the exons ATGAGTGAG TTGCAGCGTTTTTATACCCTTCAGTTCGATGGTGCATGCAGTGGAAATCCTGGACCAGCTGGTGCAGCAGCTGTACTGTTTGATGAAGATGGGAGTTTG CTGTATCATTTTCGCCAAGGGCTGGGATATACAACAAACAATGTTGCTGAGTATCGTGCATTAATCTTAGGACTGCAACAAGCATTACTGAAAGGATGTAAGAACATCAATGTCCAAGGAGACGCCCAGCTTGTTATCAATCAg TTTCGAGGTTCCTGTAGAATTAACAACCCGCATCTAAGGAGCTTGCGTGATGAAGCTTTGGAGCTGAGCAGGAACTTTCGCACATTTCGCATCAGTTACATGTCTAGG GTCTATAACACTCTAGCTGATTCCCAAGCAAACCTGGCCATTAATCTCCAAG AGGGTCAAGTTGAAGAAGATCGTCTCTATTAA